One Gambusia affinis linkage group LG15, SWU_Gaff_1.0, whole genome shotgun sequence genomic window carries:
- the LOC122844979 gene encoding uncharacterized protein LOC122844979 isoform X3, translating into MPKRKCTFTEELKKRFPCFRQGRDPYEAECLMCKVGTYVSVANKGANDLQAHVNSAKHAKAARGESSSAKVTDFFVTKSDNAAVTAAEGSFAFHTVEQYKGTPVSRSVGTSCVVEMKSQGTSTTPQTAEIDDQDSNGPESDEEPETDEEDPDWAPGAEESEDEDFDLEDVAETCPAAERKFIVFESCLRTLFAVCVVCSGCCTVTMKQIMGTMVAVSSVCKRTDGHTRVWYSQPAHNSMPVGNLMMAAATLFSGCSPTIALNLFRHMSVGIYSLKTFFSLQRCYLIPAIQRVWNTKQQAMIMKKKGTPLRLGGAARCCSSGHTTKYGSYSLMDMNSGAVLTTHIVECNEVQSSAAVELEGLKQGIHFLEQHGLTVAELITDRHMQVCKWLRTEKPDIRQRFDVWHVSKGIFKKLVAVAKKPGCASVGLWAQSISNHLCWTAATSGGDADMAVQKWTSVARHVCNIHEGHGDVFPRCEHGQMNRQWVENGSRAQKEIQAVVLSSRLLADVCQLSPPEQTSYLQSFHNVVCFFGSKQGHFLRPSLEARMILAALHFNENMAKEQARKQDRAQRWKVSYPKFKKGGAVVRPVKESDTYDYVRHLMELVWQMRLEVPFYEDVDTETSVS; encoded by the exons ATGCCTAAACGAAAGTGTACGTTTacggaggaattaaagaaaagattcccgtGCTTTCGTCAAGGTCGTGATCCCTATGAGGCGGAGTGTTTGATGTGTAAGGTAGGCACTTATGTGTCTGTGGCAAATAAAGGTGCCAACGACCTGCAAGCGCACGTGAATTCAGCAAAGCACGCGAAAGCAGCCAGAGGCGAAAGCTCTTCGgctaaagtcacagatttctttgtgacaaagtcagaCAATGCAgccgtcactgcagcagaaggcagCTTTGCTTTCCATACTGTTGAGCAATATAAG GGCACACCTGTCTCCAGATCGGTTGGGACTTCCTGTGTAGTAGAGATGAAGTCCCAAGGAACATCCACAACACCACAGACTGCAGAAATTG ATGACCAGGACAGCAACGGCCCTGAAAGTGATGAGGAGCCTGAGACTGACGAGGAGGACCCGGACTGGGCACCTGGCGCAGAAGAGTCAGAGGATGAGGATTT TGACCTGGAAGACGTGGCCGAAACCTGCCCAGCGGCGGAGCGTAAATTCATTGTCTTTGAAAGTTGTTTGAGGACTCTGTTCGCCGTGTGTGTCGTCTGCTCCGGGTGCTGCACAGTGACGATGAAGCAGATCATGGGCACTATGGTGGCTGTGAGCAGTGTCTGCAAGAGGACAGACGGACACACCCGGGTGTGGTACAGCCAGCCGGCCCACAACAGCATGCCGGTGGGCAACTTGATGATGGCGGCAGCCACCTTATTCAGTGGGTGTTCACCAACAATTGCCCTGAACCTTTTCCGACACATGAGCGTTGGAATCTACAGTTTGAAGACGTTTTTCAGTCTGCAGCGCTGCTATTTGATCCCTGCTATTCAAAGGGTTTGGAACACCAAGCAGCAGGCCATGATTATGAAGAAAAAGGGAACGCCACTAAGACTGGGCGGAGCTGCTCGCTGCTGCTCATCAGGGCATACAACCAAGTATGGCAGCTATTCCTTGATGGATATGAATAGTGGTGCGGTGCTCACCACCCATATAGTGGAG TGCAATGAAGTGCAGAGCAGTGCAGCAGTTGAGTTGGAGGGCCTGAAACAGGGGATCCACTTCCTGGAGCAACATGGCCTCACTGTAGCTGAACTCATCACAGACAGACATATGCAGGTCTGCAAATGGCTGAGAACGGAAAAGCCCGACATCAGACAGCGGTTTGACGTATGGCACGTTTCCAAGG GCATCTTCAAGAAACTCGTGGCAGTGGCCAAAAAGCCAGGCTGTGCTTCAGTGGGGTTGTGGGCTCAGTCTATCTCCAACCATCTGTGTTGGACAGCAGCCACCAGCGGTGGAGACGCAGACATGGCTGTGCAGAAATGGACTTCTGTGGCTCGTCACGTCTGCAACATCCACGAGGGCCATGGTGACGTGTTCCCGCGGTGCGAGCACGGACAGATGAACAGACAGTGGGTGGAGAACG GCAGCAGAGCACAGAAAGAAATCCAGGCGGTTGTCCTGAGCTCCAGGCTGCTGGCGGATGTCTGTCAGCTGTCCCCTCCAGAGCAGACGTCGTACCTGCAGTCTTTTCATAACGTCGTCTGCTTCTTCGGAAGTAAACAGGGGCATTTCCTTCGTCCCTCACTGGAAGCAAG AATGATTTTGGCAGCTCTCCACTTTAACGAGAACATGGCGAAGGAGCAGGCCAGGAAACAGGACAGGGCTCAGCGGTGGAAGGTGTCCTATCCAAAGTTTAAGAAAGGTGGCGCTGTGGTTCGGCCTGTGAAGGAGTCTGACACATACG ACTATGTCAGACACCTGATGGAGCTTGTGTGGCAGATGCGGCTGGAGGTTCCCTTCTATGAAGACGTAGACACAGAAACTTCTGTTTCTTAG
- the LOC122844979 gene encoding uncharacterized protein LOC122844979 isoform X1, with product MPKRKCTFTEELKKRFPCFRQGRDPYEAECLMCKVGTYVSVANKGANDLQAHVNSAKHAKAARGESSSAKVTDFFVTKSDNAAVTAAEGSFAFHTVEQYKGTPVSRSVGTSCVVEMKSQGTSTTPQTAEIGIQCMLLTPTLDDQDSNGPESDEEPETDEEDPDWAPGAEESEDEDFDLEDVAETCPAAERKFIVFESCLRTLFAVCVVCSGCCTVTMKQIMGTMVAVSSVCKRTDGHTRVWYSQPAHNSMPVGNLMMAAATLFSGCSPTIALNLFRHMSVGIYSLKTFFSLQRCYLIPAIQRVWNTKQQAMIMKKKGTPLRLGGAARCCSSGHTTKYGSYSLMDMNSGAVLTTHIVECNEVQSSAAVELEGLKQGIHFLEQHGLTVAELITDRHMQVCKWLRTEKPDIRQRFDVWHVSKGIFKKLVAVAKKPGCASVGLWAQSISNHLCWTAATSGGDADMAVQKWTSVARHVCNIHEGHGDVFPRCEHGQMNRQWVENGSRAQKEIQAVVLSSRLLADVCQLSPPEQTSYLQSFHNVVCFFGSKQGHFLRPSLEARMILAALHFNENMAKEQARKQDRAQRWKVSYPKFKKGGAVVRPVKESDTYDYVRHLMELVWQMRLEVPFYEDVDTETSVS from the exons ATGCCTAAACGAAAGTGTACGTTTacggaggaattaaagaaaagattcccgtGCTTTCGTCAAGGTCGTGATCCCTATGAGGCGGAGTGTTTGATGTGTAAGGTAGGCACTTATGTGTCTGTGGCAAATAAAGGTGCCAACGACCTGCAAGCGCACGTGAATTCAGCAAAGCACGCGAAAGCAGCCAGAGGCGAAAGCTCTTCGgctaaagtcacagatttctttgtgacaaagtcagaCAATGCAgccgtcactgcagcagaaggcagCTTTGCTTTCCATACTGTTGAGCAATATAAG GGCACACCTGTCTCCAGATCGGTTGGGACTTCCTGTGTAGTAGAGATGAAGTCCCAAGGAACATCCACAACACCACAGACTGCAGAAATTGGTATTCAGTGTATGCTTCTGACTCCCACCCTAGATGACCAGGACAGCAACGGCCCTGAAAGTGATGAGGAGCCTGAGACTGACGAGGAGGACCCGGACTGGGCACCTGGCGCAGAAGAGTCAGAGGATGAGGATTT TGACCTGGAAGACGTGGCCGAAACCTGCCCAGCGGCGGAGCGTAAATTCATTGTCTTTGAAAGTTGTTTGAGGACTCTGTTCGCCGTGTGTGTCGTCTGCTCCGGGTGCTGCACAGTGACGATGAAGCAGATCATGGGCACTATGGTGGCTGTGAGCAGTGTCTGCAAGAGGACAGACGGACACACCCGGGTGTGGTACAGCCAGCCGGCCCACAACAGCATGCCGGTGGGCAACTTGATGATGGCGGCAGCCACCTTATTCAGTGGGTGTTCACCAACAATTGCCCTGAACCTTTTCCGACACATGAGCGTTGGAATCTACAGTTTGAAGACGTTTTTCAGTCTGCAGCGCTGCTATTTGATCCCTGCTATTCAAAGGGTTTGGAACACCAAGCAGCAGGCCATGATTATGAAGAAAAAGGGAACGCCACTAAGACTGGGCGGAGCTGCTCGCTGCTGCTCATCAGGGCATACAACCAAGTATGGCAGCTATTCCTTGATGGATATGAATAGTGGTGCGGTGCTCACCACCCATATAGTGGAG TGCAATGAAGTGCAGAGCAGTGCAGCAGTTGAGTTGGAGGGCCTGAAACAGGGGATCCACTTCCTGGAGCAACATGGCCTCACTGTAGCTGAACTCATCACAGACAGACATATGCAGGTCTGCAAATGGCTGAGAACGGAAAAGCCCGACATCAGACAGCGGTTTGACGTATGGCACGTTTCCAAGG GCATCTTCAAGAAACTCGTGGCAGTGGCCAAAAAGCCAGGCTGTGCTTCAGTGGGGTTGTGGGCTCAGTCTATCTCCAACCATCTGTGTTGGACAGCAGCCACCAGCGGTGGAGACGCAGACATGGCTGTGCAGAAATGGACTTCTGTGGCTCGTCACGTCTGCAACATCCACGAGGGCCATGGTGACGTGTTCCCGCGGTGCGAGCACGGACAGATGAACAGACAGTGGGTGGAGAACG GCAGCAGAGCACAGAAAGAAATCCAGGCGGTTGTCCTGAGCTCCAGGCTGCTGGCGGATGTCTGTCAGCTGTCCCCTCCAGAGCAGACGTCGTACCTGCAGTCTTTTCATAACGTCGTCTGCTTCTTCGGAAGTAAACAGGGGCATTTCCTTCGTCCCTCACTGGAAGCAAG AATGATTTTGGCAGCTCTCCACTTTAACGAGAACATGGCGAAGGAGCAGGCCAGGAAACAGGACAGGGCTCAGCGGTGGAAGGTGTCCTATCCAAAGTTTAAGAAAGGTGGCGCTGTGGTTCGGCCTGTGAAGGAGTCTGACACATACG ACTATGTCAGACACCTGATGGAGCTTGTGTGGCAGATGCGGCTGGAGGTTCCCTTCTATGAAGACGTAGACACAGAAACTTCTGTTTCTTAG